In a genomic window of Wyeomyia smithii strain HCP4-BCI-WySm-NY-G18 chromosome 1, ASM2978416v1, whole genome shotgun sequence:
- the LOC129720183 gene encoding uncharacterized protein LOC129720183, with the protein MRKMAESKRSTTTSSSSSSSKSRKSRSELIRTVVGSYLKQRNYVVNDLYRKSDLILTQSAEQIVMNTAIKNEISKANSFLFSNIFCLNNNPAQVDQHFVKLCNFIKCQPEQVRYELSELVHPLLCHLYIEMLKGRDWRPAIEFLRKHAPLLGRIEPSSAPTGNSPLIMNQKINGTVEDQQTGGIPAATVQHAAIVYSTSTTAVATVSTDAAALKLESFKQLISKLSQVTRIQDLENDQLTLQFRSCQYEIRLCQAAVTALRRYLAKYGHSLILQILRNWFYFDTSDDKDFSDYSPDMVAPKQSKKPRLVAANGSELINGSIAMELDGADAPEPEYNFSEHTESENIKYLLRNGFSHSFMCYKIRQLSAESFEADGSGLENRGRSAELSTMDMDDDDDEDDTTGYMPSLEDLPAKLEDGSFPDGNEPHLADDIGGLFRKMTSVERLRKLRECQQKLSQYQAPLCIYQVENVDERLTSVAIDPDSCHLASGFEDSSILIWSVSRSTQLGHKPYATLRDRRCSWNVTSCDSRFSEDDEEDGDNDFSMRTEETTSEYESAGNSSGLRNLFCTKSRAEIERLNKLLPVYSRRQSKRERWKHFMERRCSENVYTETGGLALRGHSNAVTDLLFSGHNPLLLSVSRDRTMRAWHASDYNCRAVYRGHNHPLWCVAESPTGLYLATGSRDTTARLWSTDREFPLQIYVGHTQDVDTVAFHPNGNYLATGSTDLTVRLWCVSSGKLFRIFTDCRQPIQTICFSPDGKYLAAGGEEHRVRIFDLAAGSQLTELRDHTSAVTCVSWSPNSRQLVSAGADGTVRIWDAIRMVSTTSTSSGSTSTGGSQHNTINSPNAVANVAAGNNNGISVSNHTNQKSSNPSGSSSSSNNLLLAYSTGCRRIYRLHFNHLNGSLGCIGSS; encoded by the exons ATGCGAAAAATGGCTGAATCGAAAAGATCTACAACAACATCATCCTCGTCCAGTAGCAGCAAGTCGCGAAAATCGCGCAGTGAGTTGATTCGCACCGTCGTCGGCAGTTATCTGAAGCAGCGCAACTACGTG GTGAATGACCTCTACCGAAAATCAGATTTGATATTAACGCAATCCGCCGAACAAATCGTAATGAACACTGCCATCAAGAACGAAATTTCCAAGGCAAATAGTTTCCTGTTTTCCAACATTTTCTGCCTAAACAACAATCCAGCTCAGGTTGATCAGCATTTTGTCAA ACTATGCAACTTTATTAAGTGCCAACCGGAGCAGGTTCGGTACGAACTATCGGAGCTAGTTCACCCTTTACTTTGCCATTTGTACATCGAAATGTTGAAAGGGCGCGACTGGCGTCCGGCAATCGAATTCCTGCGTAAGCATGCTCCCCTGTTAGGCCGTATAGAACCTTCATCGGCACCGACTGGCAATTCCCCTCTGATTATGAACCAGAAAATTAACGGCACCGTCGAAGATCAGCAGACGGGTGGCATCCCGGCTGCCACCGTGCAGCATGCGGCGATTGTATATTCGACGTCGACGACAGCCGTGGCCACTGTCAGTACCGATGCCGCTGCTCTCAAGCTGGAATCGTTCAAACAGTTAATCAGCAAACTGTCCCAAGTCACCCGCATTCAGGATCTGGAGAATGACCAACTCACGCTGCAGTTCCGTTCCTGTCAGTATGAAATTCGCCTGTGTCAGGCGGCTGTTACCGCACTGCGTCGATATTTGGCCAAGTACGGCCATTCGCTGATACTGCAAATCCTGCGTAATTGGTTCTACTTTGACACCAGCGACGACAAGGATTTTTCCGACTATAGCCCTGACATGGTGGCACCGAAACAGTCGAAGAAACCTCGTCTTGTAGCTGCCAACGGGTCGGAATTGATCAACGGAAGCATTGCTATGGAGCTGGACGGTGCGGATGCTCCAGAACCGGAGtacaacttttccgaacatACAGAGTCGGAAAACATTAAATACTTACTACGGAATGGTTTTAGTCATAGTTTTATGTGCTACAAAATTCGTCAGCTCAGTGCTGAAAGTTTTGAGGCGGACGGCAGCGGGTTGGAGAATCGCGGGCGATCGGCCGAACTTTCGACAATGGATAtggatgacgatgatgatgaggaTGATACCACGGGATATATGCCGTCACTCGAGGACCTACCTGCTAAGCTGGAGGATGGATCTTTTCCAGATGGTAACGAGCCGCACCTGGCGGATGACATTGGAGGTTTGTTTCGCAAAATGACTTCAGTGGAGCGGTTGCGGAAGCTACGCGAATGCCAGCAAAAGTTGTCTCAGTATCAGGCGCCGCTTTGTATCTATCAGGTGGAGAACGTTGACGAACGGTTAACTTCAGTGGCAATCGATCCGGACAGTTGCCACCTGGCCAGTGGTTTCGAAGATTCTTCCATTCTTATATGGTCCGTTAGCCGAAGTACGCAGCTTGGCCATAAGCCGTACGCTACGCTTCGGGATCGGCGCTGCAGCTGGAATGTGACTTCCTGTGATAGTAGGTTTAGTGAGGACGACGAAGAGGATGGGGATAATGACTTTAGCATGAGAACGGAAGAAACCACTTCGGAGTACGAAAGTGCGGGGAACTCAAGTGGCTTGAGGAACTTGTTTTGTACCAAATCACGGGCGGAGATCGAAAGGTTGAACAAGCTGTTGCCCGTTTACAGCAGACGACAAAGTAAACGCGAACGGTGGAAGCATTTTATGGAGCGTCGGTGCAGCGAAAATGTTTA TACCGAAACTGGCGGACTAGCATTGCGCGGTCATTCGAACGCCGTGACCGATCTCCTCTTTTCCGGTCACAATCCACTGTTGCTGAGCGTTTCGCGGGATCGAACGATGCGCGCATGGCACGCGTCCGACTACAACTGCCGGGCGGTCTACCGAGGTCACAATCATCCTCTCTGGTGCGTTGCGGAGAGCCCTACCGGGCTGTATTTGGCCACCGGGTCGCGGGACACGACGGCGCGTCTGTGGTCCACCGACCGCGAGTTTCCCCTGCAGATTTATGTTGGTCATACGCAGGACGTGGACACGGTTGCTTTCCATCCGAATGGCAATTACCTGGCTACCGGATCGACTGACCTGACCGTGCGGCTGTGGTGTGTCTCCAGTGGGAAGTTGTTTCGTATCTTTACCGATTGTCGACAGCCGATCCAAACGATTTGCTTCAGTCCGGACGGAAAGTACCTCGCGGCCGGTG GTGAAGAACACCGAGTTCGGATCTTCGATCTAGCCGCCGGTTCACAACTAACCGAATTGCGCGATCACACGTCAGCAGTGACCTGCGTCAGTTGGAGTCCGAACAGTCGCCAGTTGGTATCGGCCGGTGCCGATGGCACAGTACGTATTTGGGATGCCATTCGAATGGTTTCAACTACTTCCACATCCAGTGGCAGTACGTCAACTGGTGGCAGCCAGCATAATACAATTAATAGTCCTAACGCTGTGGCCAATGTCGCCGCCGGCAACAACAATGGAATCAGCGTAAGCAATCATACGAACCAGAAAAGTTCCAATCCCAGTGGATCTTCGTCGTCAAGCAATAATCTCCTGCTGGCCTATTCGACTGGTTGCCGACGAATTTACCGGTTGCACTTCAATCACCTCAACGGAAGTCTCGGTTGCATAGGCAGCAGCTAA